A genomic region of Gossypium hirsutum isolate 1008001.06 chromosome D01, Gossypium_hirsutum_v2.1, whole genome shotgun sequence contains the following coding sequences:
- the LOC107921577 gene encoding tropomyosin-2-like yields the protein MKILAVGPMTTPEYHEWWARRINDNTPKLNLEDSQSIEEHLRVIPSELEIIRQYFERRNVDLEKKIKQMEAEKTNLILDIDVQKLENEKLKKEKNKAEEELGSLETNYKKMRLSIRTAGLGKTSEQWRAEIREEKDKVDRWEQKCQEMQRRNEVLEKSLSESQREKGELKDRVVVLE from the coding sequence ATGAAAATACTAGCTGTGGGTCCAATGACAACTCCTGAGTATCATGAATGGTGGGctagaaggattaatgataatacACCTAAGTTAAATCTGGAAGACAGCCAGTCAATAGAAGAGCATTTGCGAGTCATTCcttctgagttggaaatcataagGCAATATTTTGAGAGGAGAAATGTGGATTTGGAGAAAAAGATAAAACAAATGGAGGCAGAAAAGACGAACTTAATATTGGATATAGACGTTCAGAAGCttgaaaatgaaaagttaaagaaagagaaaaacaaggcTGAGGAAGAGCTGGGTAGTTTGGAGACGAATTATAAAAAAATGCGTTTGTCAATAAGAACTGCTGGGCTGGGAAAGACTTCAGAACAATGGCGAGcagaaattcgagaagaaaaggACAAAGTCGATAGATGGGAACAGAAATGTCAAGAGATGCAGAGACGAAATGAAGttttagaaaagagtttgtcagaaagccaaaGGGAAAAAGGCGAGCTAAAGGATAGGGTGGTTGTGTTGGAATGA